A single genomic interval of Gossypium raimondii isolate GPD5lz chromosome 11, ASM2569854v1, whole genome shotgun sequence harbors:
- the LOC128034822 gene encoding LEAF RUST 10 DISEASE-RESISTANCE LOCUS RECEPTOR-LIKE PROTEIN KINASE-like 2.7 produces the protein MSSLSLPISSLLALFFLVFLTRVPTILFADDPRACRETLTCGSVSSIGYPFWGMNRPSYCGQPGFELRCENNVTEILMNENTLRVLDIDPERQILKVAREDYWNGYCSTEFINTSIDFNHFNYGSNFRNLTLFYGCYPLATSTSLPNCTINSTLTDVSYAVRNMLGDPRYSICREIVVVPVYEAAAKELEVNPMSMQAALSGGFELQWEAVNDQCRRCRDSDGICVYKQTSYSFTCFCSDKLSLTTCFPTTEELTVSLNISNRNS, from the exons ATGTCTTCGCTTTCTCTTCCGATATCTTCCCTTCTGGCCCTCTTCTTTCTCGTTTTCTTAACCAGAGTTCCGACGATTTTATTCGCTGACGATCCGCGGGCCTGCAGGGAAACGCTAACATGCGGAAGCGTATCAAGTATCGGTTACCCTTTCTGGGGAATGAACCGTCCGAGTTATTGTGGCCAACCAGGATTTGAACTGAGGTGCGAGAATAATGTAACGGAAATCCTGATGAATGAAAACACCTTACGAGTTCTTGACATAGACCCTGAACGACAGATTCTTAAGGTAGCTAGGGAGGATTACTGGAATGGTTATTGTTCCACGGAATTTATCAACACCTCAATCGACTTCAACCACTTCAATTACGGCTCAAACTTTAGGAACCTCACCCTATTCTACGGATGCTACCCGCTGGCAACCTCGACATCTCTTCCTAACTGCACCATAAATAGTACACTTACTGATGTGTCATATGCTGTTAGAAACATGTTGGGTGATCCTCGCTATAGCATATGCCGTGAAATTGTGGTAGTTCCGGTTTATGAAGCTGCAGCAAAGGAGCTGGAGGTGAACCCTATGAGTATGCAGGCTGCTTTAAGTGGAGGTTTCGAATTGCAATGGGAAGCGGTTAATGATCAGTGCAGAAGATGCAGAGATTCAGATGGGATTTGTGTATATAAACAAACTTCATATAGTTTCACTTGCTTTTGCAGCGATAAACTTAGTTTAACCACATGTTTTCCAACAACTGAAG AACTTACTGTTTCATTGAATATCTCGAACCGTAACTCTTAG